A section of the Malania oleifera isolate guangnan ecotype guangnan chromosome 2, ASM2987363v1, whole genome shotgun sequence genome encodes:
- the LOC131148905 gene encoding serine/threonine protein phosphatase 2A 59 kDa regulatory subunit B' gamma isoform-like isoform X1, whose product MIKQILGRLPRKPSKSSHNGTNNSEGGVASMNSSQGHNLNSFGSGPNNYSKSNSASKSLNFGTGASRFSNGTVAQHSSNVVKSNQGKKAAAAAAAQVGAVMASAASYEALPSFRDVPSSEKGNLFIRKLNMCCVVFDFNDPSKNLREKDIKRQTLLELVDYVSSVTSKFNEVTMQEITKMVAANLFRVFPSPNHDTKVPEMYDPEEEEPTMEPAWPHLQIVYEFLLRFVASSETDAKLAKRFIDHSFVLRLLDLFDSEDQREREYLKTILHRIYGKFMVHRPFIRKAINNIFYRFIFETEKHNGIAELLEILGSIINGFALPLKEEHKLFLVRALIPLHKPKCVSMYHQQLSYCITQFVEKDFKLADTVIRGLLKYWPITNSSKEVMFLGELEEVLEATQAAEFQRCMVPLFRQIGRCLNSSHFQVAERALFLWNNDHIRNLITQNRKVILPQIFPALEKNTRSHWNQAVQSLTLNVRKIFSDADQALFDECLVKFQEDELKEKEVQEKRELTWKRLEELAASKAVSNEAVLVSRFASSVAIVTSPRTTTAGG is encoded by the exons ATGATCAAACAGATACTCGGGAGGCTTCCTCGAAAACCTTCCAAGTCCTCGCACAATGGTACGAACAACAGTGAAGGAGGGGTCGCGTCGATGAATTCATCTCAAGGGCATAATTTGAATTCTTTTGGTTCGGGTCCTAACAACTACTCGAAGAGCAATTCGGCTTCAAAGTCTTTGAATTTTGGGACAGGGGCCTCTCGGTTCAGCAATGGAACTGTTGCCCAGCACTCGTCTAATGTGGTTAAGTCAAATCAAGGGAAGAAAGCGGCTGCGGCTGCTGCTGCACAGGTGGGTGCGGTGATGGCTTCTGCAGCGTCATATGAGGCTCTCCCAAGTTTTCGGGATGTGCCAAGCTCAGAAAAGGGGAATCTTTTTATTAGGAAGCTGAACATGTGTTGTGTTGTGTTTGATTTTAACGATCCCtcaaagaatcttagagagaaggacaTAAAGCGGCAgactttgcttgagcttgtagaCTATGTTTCATCTGTAACTTCAAAGTTCAACGAAGTTACGATGCAGGAGATTACAAAGATGGTGGCTGCAAATTTGTTCCGAGTCTTTCCGTCACCTAACCATGATACCAAGGTCCCTGAAATGTATGACCCAGAAGAGGAGGAACCGACAATGGAACCTGCATGGCCTCATCTTCAAATTGTTTATGAATTTCTACTTAGATTTGTGGCTTCTTCGGAGACTGATGCTAAACTTGCTAAGAGATTCATTGACCATTCATTTGTCTTGAGATTGCTTGACTTGTTTGATTCTGAGGACCAAAGAGAGAGGGAGTACTTAAAGACAATCCTCCACCGTATCTATGGGAAGTTCATGGTGCATAGGCCATTTATTAGAAAAGCAATCAACAATATCTTCTACAGGTTCATCTTTGAGACGGAGAAGCACAATGGGATTGCAGAGTTGCTTGAGATACTGGGCAGTATAATTAATGGATTTGCCTTGCCTTTGAAGGAAGAGCATAAGCTGTTCCTTGTCCGTGCCTTGATTCCCCTCCACAAGCCCAAGTGCGTATCAATGTACCACCAGCAGCTTTCATATTGCATCACTCAGTTTGTGGAGAAAGATTTCAAGCTAGCTGACACAGTGATTAGAGGTCTTTTGAAATACTGGCCAATAACTAATAGTTCAAAGGAGGTTATGTTCCTCGGTGAATTGGAAGAAGTCTTAGAAGCGACTCAGGCTGCAGAATTCCAGCGCTGCATGGTACCCTTGTTCCGTCAGATTGGTCGCTGCCTCAACAGCTCACACTTTCAG GTAGCTGAACGTGCTCTGTTCCTGTGGAACAATGATCACATAAGAAATCTGATCACACAAAACCGCAAGGTGATACTCCCTCAAATATTTCCAGCTTTGGAGAAAAACACGAGGAGTCACTGGAATCAAGCTGTTCAAAGCCTGACACTTAATGTGAGAAAGATATTTTCTGATGCTGATCAAGCCCTTTTTGATGAGTGCTTGGTCAAATTCCAAGAAGATGAACTCAAGGAAAAGGAGGTGCAAGAGAAGCGGGAACTAACATGGAAACGACTGGAAGAATTGGCAGCCTCCAAGGCCGTCAGCAACGAGGCTGTGCTTGTCTCGAGATTTGCTTCTTCTGTTGCCATTGTGACCAGTCCGCGAACAACAACAGCAGGTGGTTGA
- the LOC131148905 gene encoding serine/threonine protein phosphatase 2A 59 kDa regulatory subunit B' zeta isoform-like isoform X2, with product MIKQILGRLPRKPSKSSHNGTNNSEGGVASMNSSQGHNLNSFGSGPNNYSKSNSASKSLNFGTGASRFSNGTVAQHSSNVVKSNQGKKAAAAAAAQVGAVMASAASYEALPSFRDVPSSEKGNLFIRKLNMCCVVFDFNDPSKNLREKDIKRQTLLELVDYVSSVTSKFNEVTMQEITKMVAANLFRVFPSPNHDTKVPEMYDPEEEEPTMEPAWPHLQIVYEFLLRFVASSETDAKLAKRFIDHSFVLRLLDLFDSEDQREREYLKTILHRIYGKFMVHRPFIRKAINNIFYRFIFETEKHNGIAELLEILGSIINGFALPLKEEHKLFLVRALIPLHKPKCVSMYHQQLSYCITQFVEKDFKLADTVIRGLLKYWPITNSSKEVMFLGELEEVLEATQAAEFQRCMVPLFRQIGRCLNSSHFQIVEDETIMCLINNTFGYDMLKIFTNEHSLSVDSSFLRNLKRELEMKYVNAEYSIVNKT from the exons ATGATCAAACAGATACTCGGGAGGCTTCCTCGAAAACCTTCCAAGTCCTCGCACAATGGTACGAACAACAGTGAAGGAGGGGTCGCGTCGATGAATTCATCTCAAGGGCATAATTTGAATTCTTTTGGTTCGGGTCCTAACAACTACTCGAAGAGCAATTCGGCTTCAAAGTCTTTGAATTTTGGGACAGGGGCCTCTCGGTTCAGCAATGGAACTGTTGCCCAGCACTCGTCTAATGTGGTTAAGTCAAATCAAGGGAAGAAAGCGGCTGCGGCTGCTGCTGCACAGGTGGGTGCGGTGATGGCTTCTGCAGCGTCATATGAGGCTCTCCCAAGTTTTCGGGATGTGCCAAGCTCAGAAAAGGGGAATCTTTTTATTAGGAAGCTGAACATGTGTTGTGTTGTGTTTGATTTTAACGATCCCtcaaagaatcttagagagaaggacaTAAAGCGGCAgactttgcttgagcttgtagaCTATGTTTCATCTGTAACTTCAAAGTTCAACGAAGTTACGATGCAGGAGATTACAAAGATGGTGGCTGCAAATTTGTTCCGAGTCTTTCCGTCACCTAACCATGATACCAAGGTCCCTGAAATGTATGACCCAGAAGAGGAGGAACCGACAATGGAACCTGCATGGCCTCATCTTCAAATTGTTTATGAATTTCTACTTAGATTTGTGGCTTCTTCGGAGACTGATGCTAAACTTGCTAAGAGATTCATTGACCATTCATTTGTCTTGAGATTGCTTGACTTGTTTGATTCTGAGGACCAAAGAGAGAGGGAGTACTTAAAGACAATCCTCCACCGTATCTATGGGAAGTTCATGGTGCATAGGCCATTTATTAGAAAAGCAATCAACAATATCTTCTACAGGTTCATCTTTGAGACGGAGAAGCACAATGGGATTGCAGAGTTGCTTGAGATACTGGGCAGTATAATTAATGGATTTGCCTTGCCTTTGAAGGAAGAGCATAAGCTGTTCCTTGTCCGTGCCTTGATTCCCCTCCACAAGCCCAAGTGCGTATCAATGTACCACCAGCAGCTTTCATATTGCATCACTCAGTTTGTGGAGAAAGATTTCAAGCTAGCTGACACAGTGATTAGAGGTCTTTTGAAATACTGGCCAATAACTAATAGTTCAAAGGAGGTTATGTTCCTCGGTGAATTGGAAGAAGTCTTAGAAGCGACTCAGGCTGCAGAATTCCAGCGCTGCATGGTACCCTTGTTCCGTCAGATTGGTCGCTGCCTCAACAGCTCACACTTTCAG ATTGTTGAAGATGAAACAATAATGTGCTTAATAAACAATACCTTTGGCTACGACATGCTCAAGATCTTCACCAATGAGCACTCTTTAAGTGTGGACTCTTCCTTCCTCAGAAATTTGAAGAGAGAGTTGGAAATGAAATATGTGAATGCAGAGTATTCAATTGTGAATAAAACCTAA